A genomic window from Lotus japonicus ecotype B-129 chromosome 1, LjGifu_v1.2 includes:
- the LOC130728449 gene encoding leucine carboxyl methyltransferase 1 homolog, with protein sequence MADEVADSRGSSNTAAVQATNDDASASKLSCVKKGYMKDDYIHLFVRRPVRRSPIINRGYFARWAAIRKLLYQFLDAEEKTGGDAPTKKQILSLGAGFDTTYFQLQDEGKAPYLYVEVDFKEVTSKKAALIETNSQLRNKLGETAAISREKGEVLSAHYKLVPADLRDVQQLNDIITLADMDPNLPTFIIAECVLIYLDPDSSRTIVGWASQTFSTAIFFLYEQIHPDDAFGQQMIRNLESRGCALLAIYATPTLLAKEKLFLDQGWKKSVAWDMLRVYNDFIDAQERRRIERLELFDEFEEWYMMQEHYCVAYAINDAMGLFGNFGFVNDKNVLPSP encoded by the exons ATGGCGGACGAAGTGGCTGATTCTCGCGGCAGCAGTAACACTGCGGCGGTGCAAGCCACCAACGACGACGCTTCCGCCAGCAAATT GTCATGTGTAAAAAAGGGATACATGAAAGATGATTACATTCATTTGTTTGTGAGAAGGCCTGTGAGGAGGTCTCCAATTATTAATCGCG GATACTTTGCTCGTTGGGCCGCTATTCGAAAACTTCTCTATCAGTTTCTTGATGCTGAGGAAAAGACAGGTGGAGATGCTCCAACAAAGAAGCAGATATTATCACTTGGAGCTGGCTTTGACACAACATATTTTCAATTGCAG GATGAGGGAAAAGCACCATATTTATATGTGGAAGTGGATTTTAAGGAG GTAACTAGTAAAAAGGCAGCGCTTATTGAGACTAACAGTCAGCTGAGGAATAAACTTGGTGAAACAGCAGCCATATCAAGAG AGAAAGGAGAAGTGCTCAGTGCTCACTATAAACTAGTCCCTGCAGATTTGCGTGATGTACAACAATTAAATGATATTATAACACTTGCTGATATGGATCCAAA TCTGCCAACTTTTATAATTGCAGAATGTGTTCTGATCTACTTGGATCCAGATTCAAGTCGTACAATTGTTGGGTGGGCTTCCCAAACATTTTCAACAgcaatattttttctttatgaACAG ATCCACCCAGATGATGCTTTTGGGCAGCAGATGATAAGGAATTTGGAG TCTCGAGGTTGTGCTCTGTTGGCTATTTATGCTACACCTACTTTACTTGCAAAGGAAAAATTATTTCTGGACCAGGGATGGAAG AAGTCTGTTGCATGGGACATGCTGAGAGTTTATAATGATTTTATTGATGCTCAAGAAAGACGCAG GATCGAGCGGCTGGAACTGTTCGATGAATTTGAAGAGTGGTACATGATGCAG GAGCACTACTGTGTAGCTTATGCAATCAATGATGCCATG GGTCTTTTTGGGAATTTCGGTTTTGTTAATGACAAGAATGTGCTTCCTTCACCATGA